The DNA region GACCGAGATCGAGCACCTCGACGTCGACCACCCGCACGTCTTCCACGGCCTGCCGGTGCTGACCCTGCCGCCCGCCGACGCACCGCCGGCGGCCTCCTTGCCGGCAGCCGGCGCCGTCGCCTGGCGGCTGGAGTGCCCACCCGACGGCTCCGCGTTCCCGGAGCTCTGGCAGCACTTCGCCGGCTCCGTCGACACGAGTCGGGTCCGCGCGCTGCTGATCGGCCCGTGGTGGGAGAGCGATTACACGTCCTTCGCCCCCGTGGTGGAGCTCCTCGCCTCCGAGGCCTCCCGCCTCCCGGAGCTGCGCGCCCTCTTCCTCGCCGATGTCACCGGCGAGGAGTGCGAGGTCTCCTGGCTGCAGATGTGCGACATCACCCCGGTACTCGAAGCCTTCCCCCTGCTGGAGGAGCTGGTCGTCCGGGGCGGGGGCGCCGCCGCTTCCGGCGAGGATGAACTACGGCTGCGGCCGGTCCGTCATCACGCCCTGAAGTCACTGCGGTTCGAGTCCGGCGGGCTGCCGGGACATGTCGTCCGCGCGGTGGGCGAGGCCGAGCTGCCCGCTCTGGAGCGCCTGGAGCTGTGGTTCGGCACGCAGTGGTACGGGGGCGACGCCACCGTCGAGGACATACGGC from Streptomyces sp. B1I3 includes:
- a CDS encoding STM4015 family protein, producing MTEIEHLDVDHPHVFHGLPVLTLPPADAPPAASLPAAGAVAWRLECPPDGSAFPELWQHFAGSVDTSRVRALLIGPWWESDYTSFAPVVELLASEASRLPELRALFLADVTGEECEVSWLQMCDITPVLEAFPLLEELVVRGGGAAASGEDELRLRPVRHHALKSLRFESGGLPGHVVRAVGEAELPALERLELWFGTQWYGGDATVEDIRPLLSGGTFPRLRHLGLQNSEIQDEIAAALGSAPVVAQLEALALSMGTLSDAGARALLDGQPLTHLVSLDLHHHYLTDPLVSRIQEVCARAGVHVDLGEADHWDPEDDEPRYVAVSE